Proteins from one Gimesia maris genomic window:
- the tkt gene encoding transketolase, translated as MTPSVTSSVSLDELCVNTLRLLSVDMVQKAGSGHPGLPLGSAAMAYALWDRFLRVNPADPNWPDRDRFVLSAGHGCALLYSLLHVTGYDLSLDELKQFRQWESKTPGHPEFGMTPGVEATTGPLGQGFASAVGMAIAETHLAARFNQPDHTVVDHFTYVLASDGDLMEGIASEAGSLAGHLGLGKLVVLYADNHITIEGNTDIAFTEDRCGRFASFGWHVQHVADGNDLEAVTAAIQAAREQTDQPSLIAVRTHIGYGSPHKQDSASAHGEPLGVDEVLLTKERLGWPAEPAFHIPPEALDHFRQTVTRGKEWQNAWEEKLEAYGKAHPDLAAEFKRIMSGTLPADWDASLPTFTAESGALATRAASGKCINAIAPRLPELMGGSADLAPSTQTFMEGAGTFQSHERAGRNMHFGIREHSMGAILNGMAYHQGLIPYGATFLVFSDYMRPPMRLAAINDLPVVYVFTHDSIGMGEDGPTHQPIEQLLCLRSVPNLFVVRPADANETVAAWRVAVERQNGPVALILTRQKLPILDLEHYPGLMSGVSQGGYVLSEADGDGVPDLILVGTGSEVHLALESQKQLAAEGVRARVVSLPCWELFATQSKEYREQVVMPGVPLLAIEAGSTLGWETYFGSQTATVGITGFGASAPGETVMREYGFTVENVCKRAQALLQ; from the coding sequence ATGACCCCTTCCGTTACTTCTTCAGTGTCTCTGGACGAGCTTTGTGTTAATACGTTACGTCTGCTGTCAGTCGATATGGTACAGAAAGCAGGATCCGGGCATCCAGGTCTTCCGCTGGGATCTGCCGCCATGGCTTATGCTTTGTGGGACCGTTTTCTCCGTGTCAACCCGGCCGATCCGAACTGGCCCGACCGCGACCGTTTCGTCCTTTCAGCCGGCCACGGTTGTGCTCTGCTCTACTCGCTGCTGCATGTCACGGGATACGACCTGTCTTTGGATGAACTGAAACAGTTTCGACAGTGGGAGAGCAAAACTCCGGGGCATCCAGAGTTTGGTATGACACCCGGCGTGGAGGCGACGACCGGTCCACTGGGGCAGGGATTTGCCAGTGCGGTCGGGATGGCGATTGCAGAGACTCATCTGGCGGCGCGGTTCAACCAGCCCGATCACACCGTTGTAGATCATTTCACATATGTGCTTGCCAGTGACGGCGATTTGATGGAAGGCATTGCTTCCGAGGCAGGTTCCCTGGCAGGGCACCTCGGGCTGGGCAAACTGGTTGTCCTGTATGCCGACAATCATATTACGATTGAAGGAAATACGGATATTGCCTTCACAGAAGATCGCTGTGGCCGCTTCGCTTCCTTCGGCTGGCACGTCCAGCATGTGGCAGACGGAAATGATCTTGAAGCTGTGACAGCAGCGATACAGGCAGCTCGGGAACAGACAGACCAGCCTTCGCTGATTGCCGTCAGAACACACATCGGCTATGGCAGCCCACACAAGCAGGACAGCGCGTCGGCTCACGGTGAACCACTGGGAGTGGATGAAGTTTTATTGACCAAGGAACGCCTCGGCTGGCCCGCGGAACCCGCTTTTCATATTCCCCCGGAAGCCCTGGATCATTTCCGACAGACAGTCACCCGGGGAAAAGAGTGGCAGAACGCATGGGAAGAAAAACTTGAGGCGTATGGAAAAGCGCATCCCGATCTGGCTGCAGAGTTCAAACGGATCATGAGTGGAACACTGCCAGCAGACTGGGACGCGTCTCTGCCGACTTTTACCGCGGAGAGCGGCGCGCTGGCGACCCGTGCCGCGTCGGGAAAATGTATTAACGCAATTGCACCGCGTTTGCCTGAGTTAATGGGTGGCTCTGCAGACCTCGCCCCCAGCACGCAGACGTTTATGGAAGGTGCTGGTACCTTTCAATCGCATGAGCGGGCCGGACGCAACATGCATTTCGGTATCCGCGAGCATTCCATGGGTGCCATTCTTAACGGCATGGCATATCACCAGGGACTGATTCCCTACGGGGCCACTTTTCTGGTTTTCAGTGATTATATGCGTCCGCCAATGCGCCTGGCGGCGATTAACGACCTGCCGGTCGTTTACGTTTTCACTCACGACAGTATCGGCATGGGTGAGGATGGCCCAACGCATCAGCCGATCGAACAACTTCTCTGTCTGCGTTCCGTTCCTAATCTGTTTGTCGTCCGGCCTGCTGACGCGAATGAAACTGTTGCCGCCTGGCGCGTCGCGGTGGAACGTCAGAATGGACCAGTGGCGTTGATCTTGACCAGACAGAAACTTCCGATCCTCGACCTGGAACACTATCCAGGTCTCATGTCCGGGGTCTCGCAGGGGGGGTATGTGTTGTCGGAAGCAGACGGAGACGGCGTACCCGATCTGATTCTTGTGGGAACCGGGTCTGAAGTCCATCTGGCACTGGAATCGCAGAAGCAACTGGCGGCTGAAGGAGTGCGGGCGCGGGTTGTCAGTCTGCCTTGCTGGGAACTGTTTGCGACTCAGTCAAAAGAGTATCGGGAACAGGTTGTCATGCCGGGTGTGCCTCTGCTTGCCATTGAAGCGGGTTCCACATTGGGCTGGGAGACTTATTTCGGTTCGCAGACCGCTACGGTTGGCATCACCGGCTTCGGGGCATCCGCACCGGGAGAGACCGTGATGCGGGAATACGGCTTCACTGTAGAAAACGT
- the pgi gene encoding glucose-6-phosphate isomerase has translation MTTEGQLISESAAWKSLEAHYEKVKGLHLKTLFADDPTRGERLTLDTLGLYLDYSKNRITDETIKLLLDLAEETGLRERIDAMFRGDKINLTENRSVLHVALRAPKGASILVDGENVVPQVHAVLDKLVDFSNRVRSGAWLGHTGQRIRNIVNIGIGGSDLGPVMAYEALRFYSERDLTFRFVSNVDGTDLAEATHELDPAETLFIISSKTFTTAETMTNAHSARDWLLAGLGGDAKAVAKHFVAVSTNAEKVSEFGIDTGNMFEFWDWVGGRYSMDSAIGLSTMLAIGSENFLAMLDGFHQMDEHFRTAPFVENLPAILGLLTIWNTNFLKTQTVAILPYEQYLKRFPAYLQQLTMESSGKHVTLNGAHVDYDTGPIYWGEPGTNGQHSFYQLIHQGTRLIPCDFIAFGQPLNPLGRHHDMLLANVFAQAEALAFGKTAEEVKAEGTPDWLVPHRVFEGNRPSNTLLIKQLTPETLGKLIALYEHSVFTQGALWNIDSFDQWGVELGKALAQRITPELESQTEPELTHDSSTNCLIRRYRKLKKN, from the coding sequence ATGACGACCGAAGGCCAGCTAATCTCAGAGAGCGCAGCCTGGAAAAGCCTTGAAGCTCATTATGAGAAGGTCAAAGGCCTGCATCTCAAGACACTGTTTGCCGACGATCCGACTCGCGGTGAGCGTTTAACGCTCGATACATTGGGGCTTTATCTCGATTACTCGAAAAATCGAATCACAGATGAGACTATCAAACTCCTCCTGGATCTGGCAGAGGAAACGGGGTTGCGCGAACGGATTGACGCCATGTTTCGGGGAGACAAAATCAATCTCACTGAAAACCGGTCGGTTCTGCATGTGGCTTTGCGGGCGCCGAAAGGGGCAAGTATCCTCGTTGATGGTGAAAACGTGGTTCCCCAGGTTCACGCCGTACTGGACAAGCTGGTTGATTTCTCAAATCGGGTTCGGAGCGGTGCATGGCTGGGGCACACCGGTCAGCGGATCCGTAATATCGTCAATATCGGCATCGGCGGCTCTGATCTCGGGCCGGTGATGGCGTACGAAGCACTTCGCTTCTACAGCGAACGCGATCTCACGTTCCGCTTTGTTTCGAATGTCGATGGTACCGATCTGGCGGAAGCAACTCACGAGCTTGATCCCGCGGAAACACTATTCATCATTTCTTCAAAAACTTTTACCACAGCGGAGACGATGACCAACGCTCACAGCGCGCGAGACTGGTTGCTCGCAGGGCTTGGCGGTGATGCTAAAGCTGTGGCTAAACATTTTGTTGCCGTTTCCACAAATGCTGAGAAAGTGTCTGAGTTCGGTATCGACACCGGAAACATGTTCGAGTTCTGGGACTGGGTCGGCGGACGCTATTCCATGGACTCGGCAATTGGCCTGTCGACGATGCTGGCGATTGGCTCCGAGAATTTCCTGGCGATGCTGGACGGCTTCCATCAGATGGACGAGCACTTCCGCACGGCACCGTTCGTGGAAAACCTGCCGGCGATCTTAGGACTGCTGACCATCTGGAATACCAACTTTTTGAAAACACAGACCGTTGCCATTCTACCCTACGAACAGTATCTGAAACGATTCCCGGCCTATCTGCAGCAATTGACGATGGAGAGCAGCGGCAAACATGTCACACTCAACGGGGCTCACGTGGATTATGATACCGGGCCGATTTACTGGGGTGAACCGGGTACCAACGGCCAGCATTCATTCTACCAGTTGATTCATCAGGGGACCCGCCTCATTCCCTGCGATTTCATCGCGTTCGGCCAGCCACTGAACCCACTCGGGCGACATCACGATATGCTGCTGGCGAATGTCTTCGCTCAAGCTGAGGCGCTGGCCTTTGGTAAGACAGCTGAAGAGGTCAAAGCAGAAGGTACGCCGGACTGGCTTGTGCCTCATCGGGTATTTGAAGGCAATCGCCCGTCAAACACGCTCCTCATTAAACAACTCACGCCGGAAACACTCGGCAAGCTGATCGCACTCTATGAACATTCGGTATTCACCCAGGGCGCTCTCTGGAATATCGACTCGTTCGACCAATGGGGTGTTGAACTCGGAAAAGCGCTGGCTCAGCGTATCACACCAGAACTTGAAAGTCAGACAGAACCAGAACTCACTCATGATTCCTCTACGAATTGCCTCATTCGTCGTTACAGGAAGCTTAAGAAGAACTGA